A stretch of DNA from Paenibacillus albus:
CGTTGACGCAGCGTTCAAGGTAGGGACATTAAGGGGATCAGCGCCGACATGTTCTCTCCGTCCGCTAACCTCACTCGCGAGCAATCAGCGGTTATTATGGTTAGGGCGCTCATACTGACGGGCGAGATCGACAAGGATGCAGTAGCTACGCTAACATTTACGGATGCTATGCTGACACTATCTCCGATTGGGTTAAGGCGGACACGGTGTTTACTCCCTTCTACTGACGTCAAAATATATCTTTGACCGTGCAGAGGAAATTGCAGAGCTGAGGCTTGAAACCGCAGAGGATCTTCGAGTATGGCGAGAACAACGCCGCCAAGGGCGGGTGAAGGTTGAGCTTAATCATGAGCAGGTTGATTTGGCTAGCGAGGTCGAAATTATTGCGGAAGTTGAATAAGTAGGATGTGATTATGCGTGATACAAGTAGCGGCAGCTATCATCGAGAATGTGCAAGGGAAGATTCTAATTGCTAGACGGAAAGAAGGAAAGTCGCAGGGCGGCTTGTGGGAGTTCCCAGGAGGCAAGATTGAAGCCGATGAGACAGCTGAAGAGTGTCTACGTAGAGAACTGCGGGAAGAGATGAATATTGAGATTGATCCATATGAATTTTTTGGTGAAAATGAGCACTTTTATGGAGACGTGCATATTAGTTTGATTGCGTATAAGGCCAAGTTTCTCGGCGGTGAAATGAAGCTGGTCGATCATGATGATTATGAGTGGGTAAGCCTTAATCAACTCAATGAATTCGTGTTCGCTCCGGCAGATGTGAAGTTTGTAGAAATTCTGTTACTGCTTATGAGGTAATATAGCAGCTTGAGCGGTAATATCAATATGGCTACGCCAGAAGGCAAGGTTGCGTCCCGACAGTAATGGATGAAGAAGAATCGATAGCATTTTTCGAGGATCTCAATTCGGCTGAGAAGCGGCGAAGGAGCTGCAGAACCGGCAACGATTTATTTTAACGAATAGTGTTTATTATTAGTTGTTTCAATAATTACGAGAATTAGATAGAAAGAACAATGGCGGTATTGATTTAATGCAAATTCATACAATTTATTCTATTTTTAAATGTGATTAACATTGTTGTTTTGGTCTATAGACAAGCAGTAGTTTTAATTGTATATTGAAATCAATAAACCGAAAAAGGCATAACTTGGGAAACCGAGTGACGCAAAGCTATAGGGGCTTCGTTTGCGAAATTTAGCAAAAAAGCTAGCCAGTTGCCGAAGTTTTCGATATCGTGTAACTTGCGGATACCGAACTTTGGGTATCTTTTTTTTTTTCGGACAGAGAGGGAGTATCTGTCAATATGATTGGTAGAAGAAGACAAAACAACAAGGCACCTCACCTTCC
This window harbors:
- the mutT gene encoding 8-oxo-dGTP diphosphatase MutT, with amino-acid sequence MIQVAAAIIENVQGKILIARRKEGKSQGGLWEFPGGKIEADETAEECLRRELREEMNIEIDPYEFFGENEHFYGDVHISLIAYKAKFLGGEMKLVDHDDYEWVSLNQLNEFVFAPADVKFVEILLLLMR